The DNA sequence TGCAGATGTCGATGGATACCCGCCAGTAACGTCTCTGGGCCGCCGCCGGCCGCGCCGTCGCACGAAACCGCACGGCCTGGGCCGGTGCCGTCGCCTCGGTGTGCGGTGATCCGCCTAGGTAAGTGACCCAGGCAATAGCACTCCTTACCAATCGGCTGTCAGGCTGTACCTCGATGGCCACCTCCCGCACGGCGCCCCCATCTCCACCGTCAGGCCCGGGGCCCGAACCACAGTCGGCGTCCACCCGACGGATCGTGCGCCTGGCACTGCCCGCTTTTGTCGTGCTGGCGGCCGAGCCGATCTACGTCCTCGTCGACACCGCCGTCGTCGGCCGTCTCGGGCCGGTGGCCCTCGCCGCCGTCGCGGTGGGCGGCACCGTGATGTCGGTCGCCGCCTGGCTCGGCACCGTCGCGGCGTACGGCACCACCGGCCGTGCCGCCCGCCGTTACGGCGCCGGCGACCGGTCCGCCGCCCTGGCCGAGGGAGTCCAGGCGTCCTGGCTCGGGGCGTTCGCCGGACTGCTGCTCGCCGTGGCGCTGCAGATCCTGGCCGGTCCGATCACCGCTGGGCTCGCCGGGCAGCACAGCCCGGTCGCCGACGCCGCCGAGCAGTGGCTGCGGATCGCTGCCTGGGGCGCGCCGGGTCTGCTACTGGCTGCCGCCGGCAACGGCTGGATGCGCGGGGTGCAGGAGACCCGCCGTCCGGTGCGGTACGTGCTGGCGGCCAACGTCGTCTCCGCTGTGCTCTGCCCGGTGCTGGTCTACCCGCTGGGTCTGGGGCTGACCGGATCGGCGGTGGCCAACGTCGTCGCGCAGACCCTGGGCGGTCTGCTCTTCGTCCGGGCGTTGGTGACGGCCGGGGCACCGTTGCGCCCCCGGCCGCACCTCCTGCTGACCCACCTCACCGTCGGACGTGACCTGCTGATCCGAGGTGCCGCGTTCCAGGTGAGCTTCCTGTCCGCCACCGCAGTCGCGGCCCGGTACGGCACCATCCAGGTCGGTGCCCACCAGATCGCCATCCAGCTGTGGTTCTTCACCGCGCTGGCGATGGACGCGCTGGCGATCGCCGGGCAGTCGCTGGTCGGCGCGGCGCTGGGCGCCGGAGACGCGGCGGGCGCCCGGCTGCTCGCCCGCCGGCTGGTGCTGTTCGGCGCCGTTGCCGGCGTCGGGTTCGCGGTGCTGTTCGCCGTCGGTGCCCCGGTGATTCCCGGCTGGTTCAGCCCCGACCCCGGGGTGCACGACCAGGCGATGGTCATCTGGCCGTGGTTCGTGGCGTTGCAGCCGGTAGCCGGGGTGGTCTTCGCTCTCGACGGGGTCTTCATCGGGGCGGGTGATCTGCGTTACCTGCGTGACCTCACGATCGGTGGCGCGCTCGGCGGATTCCTGCCGGTCATCTGGGCCGGCTACCTGCTCGACCTCGGTCTGGCCGGCATCTGGGCCGGGCTGGCGGTGTTCATGCTGGTCCGGCTGGTCGGGCTGGTCCACCGGCTGAAGTCGCCGCGGTGGACGGTGCTCGGCGTGCCGGCCGGCCGGACCTGATCGCCACGGCCGTCGGCCGGCCGGACCTGATCGCCACGGCGCATCGGGATCTGGCAGGCTTGGCAGTCGTGAGTACGCACGGACTGATCGTGGTCGACAAGCCGGCCGGGATGACCTCGCACGACGTCGTCGCCCGGATCCGGCGGTTGGCCGGCACCCGGCGGGTGGGCCACGGCGGCACCCTGGATCCGATGGCGACCGGCGTGCTGGTGGTCGCGGTGAACCGGGCCACCCGGCTGCTCACCTACGTGCTCGGCGTCGGCAAGACCTACACGGCCACCATCCGGCTCGGCGTGTCGACGGTGACCGACGACGCCGAGGGGGAGGTCACCGACCGGTCGTCGGTGGACGGTGTCACCGAGGAGCGGATCCGGGCCGGCCTGGCGGCGCTGACCGGGGAAATCGACCAGGTGCCCAGCGCCGTGAGCGCAATCAAGATCAACGGACAGCGGGCGTACCGGCGGGTCCGCTCCGGTGAGCAGGTCGAGCTGGCCGCCCGCCGAGTGACCATCTCCCGCCTCGACGCGGTCGCCGTCCACCCGCCGACCGACGGCAGCGTCGACGTCGACGTCGAGGTGGCCTGCTCGTCCGGCACGTACATTCGGGCCATCGCCCGGGACCTGGGGGCCGCGCTCGGCGTCGGTGGGCACCTCACCGCGCTGCGCCGGACCGCGGTCGGCGGGTTCACGGCGGCCGAAGCCGCCACCCTGGCCGAGCTTGAGCAGCGGGCACCGGACGTGGTGCAGTTGCCCATGGCGGCCGCCGCTGGTCGGCTCCTCACCAGCCGTGAGGTCGGCGCGGAGGAGGCCCGGGTGCTCGGCCACGGTGGTCCGATAACGCCGGTCGGCCGGCCCGGGCCGTACGCGGTCTACGCCCCGGACGGCGAACTGCTCGCGGTGGTGTCGGAACGCGACGGCCGGGCCCGGGCGGAGATCGTGCTCGCGCCGGCGTGACAGCATCGAACCCGGCCGGTCACCCGGTTGGGCAAACCTTGGCGGCACAGGCGGGAGGCATCATGCAGCGGTGGCGGGGAGTGGAGGCGGCCGGTGGCGGCTGGGGCCGCGCGGTGGTCACCATCGGGGTGTTCGACGGCATCCACCGCGGGCATCAGGCAACCATCGGGCACGCCGTCAAGCGGGCCCGTGACCTCGGTATCCAGTCCGTGGTGGTGACCTTCGACCCGCATCCGGCAGAGGTGGTGCGGCCCGGTAGCCATCCGGCGGTACTCACCGGGCCGGCCCGCAAGGCCGAGCTGATCGAATCGCTCGGCGTGGACGTGCTCTGCGTGCTGCCGTTCACCGTCGAGTTCTCCCGGCTGACCGCCGAGCAGTTCGTCCACGACCTGCTGGTCGAGCACCTGCACGCCGCCGTGGTGGTGGTGGGGGAGAACTTCCGGTTCGGGCACCGGGCCACCGGCGACGTCGCGCTGCTGGCGCGGCTCGGTCGCCGGTTCGGGTTCGCCGTGGAGGACGCCAGCCTGGTCACCGACAGCGGTACGGTCTTCTCGTCGACGTACATCCGGGCCTGTATCGACGCCGGGGACGTGACCGCCGCCGCCGCCGCACTCGGCCGGCCGCACCGCCTCGAAGGGGTGGTGGTCCGCGGCGACCGTCGCGGCCGGGAGATCGGCTTTCCCACCGCGAACCTGCTCACCCCGCGGTACGCGGCGGTGCCGGCGGACGGCATCTACGCGGCCCGGCTGGTGCGCTCGGACGGCCCGGTCCGCCCGGACGGGCTCAGCGGAGGAGGCCCCGGGCTGCCGGCCGCGGCCTCCATCGGCACCAACCCCACCTTCGCCGGCCGCGACCGCCGGGTGGAGGCGTACGTCCTCGACTTCGACCGGGACATCTACGGCGAGCAGGTGGCGATCGACTTCGTCGCCCGGTTGCGGGAGACCCGCCGGTTCGACGGGGTCGGTCCGTTGGTCGCCCAGATGAACGAGGACGTCGCCCAGGTCCGGACGGTGCTCGGGGC is a window from the Solwaraspora sp. WMMD792 genome containing:
- a CDS encoding MATE family efflux transporter, translated to MATSRTAPPSPPSGPGPEPQSASTRRIVRLALPAFVVLAAEPIYVLVDTAVVGRLGPVALAAVAVGGTVMSVAAWLGTVAAYGTTGRAARRYGAGDRSAALAEGVQASWLGAFAGLLLAVALQILAGPITAGLAGQHSPVADAAEQWLRIAAWGAPGLLLAAAGNGWMRGVQETRRPVRYVLAANVVSAVLCPVLVYPLGLGLTGSAVANVVAQTLGGLLFVRALVTAGAPLRPRPHLLLTHLTVGRDLLIRGAAFQVSFLSATAVAARYGTIQVGAHQIAIQLWFFTALAMDALAIAGQSLVGAALGAGDAAGARLLARRLVLFGAVAGVGFAVLFAVGAPVIPGWFSPDPGVHDQAMVIWPWFVALQPVAGVVFALDGVFIGAGDLRYLRDLTIGGALGGFLPVIWAGYLLDLGLAGIWAGLAVFMLVRLVGLVHRLKSPRWTVLGVPAGRT
- the truB gene encoding tRNA pseudouridine(55) synthase TruB, translating into MSTHGLIVVDKPAGMTSHDVVARIRRLAGTRRVGHGGTLDPMATGVLVVAVNRATRLLTYVLGVGKTYTATIRLGVSTVTDDAEGEVTDRSSVDGVTEERIRAGLAALTGEIDQVPSAVSAIKINGQRAYRRVRSGEQVELAARRVTISRLDAVAVHPPTDGSVDVDVEVACSSGTYIRAIARDLGAALGVGGHLTALRRTAVGGFTAAEAATLAELEQRAPDVVQLPMAAAAGRLLTSREVGAEEARVLGHGGPITPVGRPGPYAVYAPDGELLAVVSERDGRARAEIVLAPA
- a CDS encoding bifunctional riboflavin kinase/FAD synthetase, translated to MQRWRGVEAAGGGWGRAVVTIGVFDGIHRGHQATIGHAVKRARDLGIQSVVVTFDPHPAEVVRPGSHPAVLTGPARKAELIESLGVDVLCVLPFTVEFSRLTAEQFVHDLLVEHLHAAVVVVGENFRFGHRATGDVALLARLGRRFGFAVEDASLVTDSGTVFSSTYIRACIDAGDVTAAAAALGRPHRLEGVVVRGDRRGREIGFPTANLLTPRYAAVPADGIYAARLVRSDGPVRPDGLSGGGPGLPAAASIGTNPTFAGRDRRVEAYVLDFDRDIYGEQVAIDFVARLRETRRFDGVGPLVAQMNEDVAQVRTVLGA